A genomic region of Sander vitreus isolate 19-12246 chromosome 11, sanVit1, whole genome shotgun sequence contains the following coding sequences:
- the irs2b gene encoding insulin receptor substrate 2 isoform X1, with protein MASPPNTGDQPLLHSNTNVNNIKKCGYLKKQKHGHKRFFVLKEPSEGFPARLEYYESEKKWKNKSAAKRVIPLDCCLNINKRADAKHKYLIALYTKDEYFAVAAENEQEQESWYLVLTDLMTEGKVYDGSASNSASSLVGFDEESYGVITPVTAIYKEVWQVNLKSKGLGQSRNLTGVYRLCLSSRTISFVKLNSEVASVILQLMNIRRCGHSDSFFFIEVGRSAATGPGEFWMQADDSVVAQNIHETILEAMKAMKELSEFRPRSKSQSSSTNPISVPTRRHLNNLPPSQTGLPRRSRTDSMAMTSPVSKFSSCRIRTASEGDGTMARSMSVTGSPLSPGVHRTLLSRSHTISMRPCRTFENSSLQHSKSMSMPLSPSPPIATSTQINLSSCPDSNAPRPSSCSASFSGSPSDAGFISCEEYSSSPADARDLRLPLTLRSNTPESLKADTPPSREGSELEGYVVMERQNGYWRLPELEKAYRKRTYSLTTPRQQRGPPQVSSASLDEYTLMRATYTSGSQSSRRCHTASPKGIYPEDYREVQISVGILQGDSGYMPMMPGVAPQAPGSRHDLYMPMSPMCVSAPKQIINPRSHSSAGLAPHTESPGSVSLEDSGYMRMWCGTKMSVESTDGKLTNGEYLNMSPVDHLVSLTPTDYILSPPGGDPHPQQNHRQPYSYSSLPRSLKGQLQRNGSTDKDQYVVMSLQRQRIEEESNYCPVSPGDFVASSSPGTSSTPSSAPSPLRVAKVDGGLVNRSRVCRPTRLALESLRTLPCMSEQPLPSEPRSPGEYINIDFGSATCNPLASTVSESTESSVSLMCAERGSLPFSDYANVDVSSPGHLSSHQPGSYLPAGCRNHTPEVLTCPSLMNAQQNMQGGEKGEEKKSIERQAEERGMVKEYPLQQQVSLVCQPAPVKDDYTEMTFSPPAPLPALCTTDDTPLPTSPTSCVQRLSLESSIVDGVPPVPVDSFLLGGPSLSVTLMDPHRGAKVIRADPQGRRRHSSETFSSTTTVTPVCPSFAHDTKRHSSASVENVSHIVCSSEGSDEDYGSNSSMCREMSAGYQNGLNYIALNLMEGNLGGCRLGGCDGPLRFKTTACGCKGGMNGFNTSPYATMGFKETAAAVKVVLML; from the coding sequence ATGGCGAGTCCGCCAAACACAGGAGATCAGCCGTTATTGCACAGTAATACGAACGTGAACAATATCAAGAAATGCGGATAtctaaaaaagcagaaacacgGACACAAGCGCTTTTTCGTTTTAAAAGAGCCGAGCGAAGGTTTCCCTGCCCGGCTGGAGTACTACGAGAGCGAGAAGAAATGGAAGAACAAATCGGCCGCGAAGAGAGTTATTCCTCTGGACTGCTGTCTCAATATCAACAAGAGAGCGGACGCAAAACACAAATATCTTATTGCTCTTTATACCAAGGACGAGTATTttgccgtggcggcagaaaaCGAGCAGGAACAGGAGAGCTGGTACCTGGTGCTGACGGATTTAATGACAGAGGGGAAAGTATACGACGGCTCAGCGTCCAACTCCGCGTCCTCGCTGGTTGGCTTCGACGAGGAGAGCTACGGTGTGATAACGCCGGTTACCGCCATCTACAAGGAGGTATGGCAAGTCAATCTGAAATCCAAAGGCCTGGGTCAAAGCAGAAATTTGACCGGAGTGTACAGGCTCTGTCTCTCCAGCCGGACTATCAGCTTTGTCAAGCTGAACTCAGAGGTTGCCTCAGTCATTTTACAGCTTATGAATATCCGGAGGTGCGGCCATTCTGATAGCTTTTTCTTTATTGAGGTTGGTAGATCTGCAGCCACGGGTCCGGGGGAGTTTTGGATGCAGGCTGATGACTCTGTGGTGGCTCAAAATATCCACGAAACTATCTTGGAGGCGATGAAAGCCATGAAGGAGCTGTCGGAATTTCGTCCGCGCAGCAAAAGCCAGTCATCTAGTACAAACCCCATCTCTGTGCCCACACGGaggcacctgaacaatctcCCCCCCAGCCAGACCGGACTTCCCCGGCGGTCACGCACTGACAGCATGGCTATGACCTCTCCTGTGAGCAAATTTTCCTCCTGTCGAATACGCACGGCCAGCGAGGGCGATGGCACCATGGCACGCTCCATGTCAGTGACTGGGAGCCCCCTTAGCCCAGGGGTCCACAGGACCCTCCTGAGCAGATCTCACACCATTTCAATGCGCCCTTGTCGGACATTTGAAAATTCTTCTCTCCAGCACAGTAAGTCCATGTCTATGCCCCTGTCTCCTTCTCCACCCATAGCCACCTCAACTCAAATAAATCTGTCCTCCTGCCCAGACAGCAATGCTCCTCGCCCCTCTAGCTGCAGTGCCTCCTTTTCAGGCTCCCCCAGTGATGCTGGTTTTATATCCTGTGAGGAGTATAGCTCTAGCCCTGCGGACGCACGGGACCTGAGGCTACCGCTAACCCTCCGTAGCAACACTCCAGAGTCTCTCAAAGCTGACACTCCCCCCTCCCGGGAAGGCAGTGAGCTTGAAGGCTACGTGGTGATGGAGCGGCAGAATGGTTACTGGCGGTTACCAGAGCTGGAGAAGGCTTATCGAAAGCGCACATACTCCCTCACTACCCCCCGCCAACAGAGGGGTCCCCCCCAAGTATCTTCAGCCTCCCTGGATGAGTATACTCTTATGAGGGCTACTTACACTAGTGGGAGCCAGTCTTCTCGCAGGTGTCACACTGCCTCCCCTAAAGGGATCTATCCTGAGGATTACAGGGAGGTTCAGATCAGCGTTGGCATTCTCCAAGGTGACAGTGGCTATATGCCTATGATGCCAGGTGTGGCACCCCAGGCACCAGGGTCCAGGCATGACCTCTACATGCCCATGAGCCCCATGTGTGTTTCTGCTCCAAAGCAGATCATCAACCCCCGTTCACACTCTTCAGCGGGGCTGGCCCCACACACAGAGTCCCCTGGGAGTGTTTCTCTGGAGGACAGTGGCTATATGCGGATGTGGTGCGGAACCAAGATGTCAGTGGAGAGTACTGATGGAAAGCTCACTAATGGAGAGTACCTAAACATGTCTCCTGTTGACCATCTGGTGTCTCTGACACCCACAGACTACATCCTCAGTCCTCCAGGGGGAGATCCCCACCCCCAGCAAAATCACAGACAGCCTTATTCTTACAGCTCTCTACCACGCTCACTTAAAGGCCAGCTGCAGCGCAATGGGTCCACAGACAAAGACCAGTATGTGGTCATGAGTTTACAGAGACAGCGGATAGAAGAGGAGTCCAACTATTGTCCTGTCTCTCCAGGAGACTTTGTGGCCAGCAGCTCTCCGGGGACATCAAGCACCCCTTCCTCTGCTCCATCTCCTCTCAGAGTGGCTAAGGTAGATGGAGGTCTGGTAAACCGCAGTAGGGTGTGTCGGCCCACCCGCCTGGCTCTGGAATCACTCAGAACACTACCATGTATGAGCGAACAACCGCTTCCCTCGGAGCCACGCAGCCCTGGAGAGTACATCAACATAGACTTTGGTAGTGCTACTTGTAACCCGCTGGCATCCACAGTGTCAGAGAGCACTGAGTCCTCTGTGAGTTTAATGTGTGCAGAGAGGGGATCCCTGCCATTCTCAGACTATGCTAATGTTGACGTCAGCTCCCCGGGTCACCTTAGCTCACACCAACCCGGGAGTTACCTCCCTGCAGGGTGCCGAAACCACACGCCTGAAGTCTTGACTTGCCCTAGTCTGATGAACGCCCAGCAGAACATGCAGGGAGGCGAGaagggagaagagaaaaaaagcatagagagacaggcagaggagAGGGGGATGGTAAAGGAATATCCCCTCCAGCAGCAGGTGAGCCTGGTGTGTCAGCCTGCTCCAGTCAAGGATGACTACACTGAGATGACTTTCAGTCCTCCTGCCCCTCTACCTGCTCTCTGCACCACTGATGATACTCCCCTCCCCACCAGCCCCACCAGCTGTGTCCAGAGACTCAGCCTTGAGAGCAGCATTGTGGATGGTGTGCCCCCTGTGCCTGTAGACTCTTTTCTCCTGGGGGGTCCATCGTTATCTGTCACCCTCATGGATCCACACAGGGGGGCCAAAGTGATCCGGGCTGACCCTCAGGGGCGCAGACGGCACAGTTCTGAGACCTTCTCCTCCACAACCACTGTCACACCAGTGTGCCCATCCTTTGCCCATGACACCAAACGACACAGCTCTGCCTCTGTGGAGAATGTATCCCACATTGTTTGCAGCTCTGAAGGTTCTGACGAGGACTATGGCAGCAACAGCTCCATGTGCAGGGAGATGTCAGCTGGTTATCAAAATGGACTTAACTACATTGCCTTAAACTTGATGGAGGGAAACCTTGGAGGATGCAGGTTAGGGGGCTGTGACGGACCCCTGAGGTTCAAGACGACAGCCTGTGGATGCAAGGGGGGCATGAATGGTTTCAACACTAGCCCCTATGCCACCATGGGATTCAAggagactgctgctgctgtgaaag
- the irs2b gene encoding insulin receptor substrate 2 isoform X2: protein MASPPNTGDQPLLHSNTNVNNIKKCGYLKKQKHGHKRFFVLKEPSEGFPARLEYYESEKKWKNKSAAKRVIPLDCCLNINKRADAKHKYLIALYTKDEYFAVAAENEQEQESWYLVLTDLMTEGKVYDGSASNSASSLVGFDEESYGVITPVTAIYKEVWQVNLKSKGLGQSRNLTGVYRLCLSSRTISFVKLNSEVASVILQLMNIRRCGHSDSFFFIEVGRSAATGPGEFWMQADDSVVAQNIHETILEAMKAMKELSEFRPRSKSQSSSTNPISVPTRRHLNNLPPSQTGLPRRSRTDSMAMTSPVSKFSSCRIRTASEGDGTMARSMSVTGSPLSPGVHRTLLSRSHTISMRPCRTFENSSLQHSKSMSMPLSPSPPIATSTQINLSSCPDSNAPRPSSCSASFSGSPSDAGFISCEEYSSSPADARDLRLPLTLRSNTPESLKADTPPSREGSELEGYVVMERQNGYWRLPELEKAYRKRTYSLTTPRQQRGPPQVSSASLDEYTLMRATYTSGSQSSRRCHTASPKGIYPEDYREVQISVGILQGDSGYMPMMPGVAPQAPGSRHDLYMPMSPMCVSAPKQIINPRSHSSAGLAPHTESPGSVSLEDSGYMRMWCGTKMSVESTDGKLTNGEYLNMSPVDHLVSLTPTDYILSPPGGDPHPQQNHRQPYSYSSLPRSLKGQLQRNGSTDKDQYVVMSLQRQRIEEESNYCPVSPGDFVASSSPGTSSTPSSAPSPLRVAKVDGGLVNRSRVCRPTRLALESLRTLPCMSEQPLPSEPRSPGEYINIDFGSATCNPLASTVSESTESSVSLMCAERGSLPFSDYANVDVSSPGHLSSHQPGSYLPAGCRNHTPEVLTCPSLMNAQQNMQGGEKGEEKKSIERQAEERGMVKEYPLQQQVSLVCQPAPVKDDYTEMTFSPPAPLPALCTTDDTPLPTSPTSCVQRLSLESSIVDGVPPVPVDSFLLGGPSLSVTLMDPHRGAKVIRADPQGRRRHSSETFSSTTTVTPVCPSFAHDTKRHSSASVENVSHIVCSSEGSDEDYGSNSSMCREMSAGYQNGLNYIALNLMEGNLGGCRLGGCDGPLRFKTTACGCKGGMNGFNTSPYATMGFKETAAAVKE from the coding sequence ATGGCGAGTCCGCCAAACACAGGAGATCAGCCGTTATTGCACAGTAATACGAACGTGAACAATATCAAGAAATGCGGATAtctaaaaaagcagaaacacgGACACAAGCGCTTTTTCGTTTTAAAAGAGCCGAGCGAAGGTTTCCCTGCCCGGCTGGAGTACTACGAGAGCGAGAAGAAATGGAAGAACAAATCGGCCGCGAAGAGAGTTATTCCTCTGGACTGCTGTCTCAATATCAACAAGAGAGCGGACGCAAAACACAAATATCTTATTGCTCTTTATACCAAGGACGAGTATTttgccgtggcggcagaaaaCGAGCAGGAACAGGAGAGCTGGTACCTGGTGCTGACGGATTTAATGACAGAGGGGAAAGTATACGACGGCTCAGCGTCCAACTCCGCGTCCTCGCTGGTTGGCTTCGACGAGGAGAGCTACGGTGTGATAACGCCGGTTACCGCCATCTACAAGGAGGTATGGCAAGTCAATCTGAAATCCAAAGGCCTGGGTCAAAGCAGAAATTTGACCGGAGTGTACAGGCTCTGTCTCTCCAGCCGGACTATCAGCTTTGTCAAGCTGAACTCAGAGGTTGCCTCAGTCATTTTACAGCTTATGAATATCCGGAGGTGCGGCCATTCTGATAGCTTTTTCTTTATTGAGGTTGGTAGATCTGCAGCCACGGGTCCGGGGGAGTTTTGGATGCAGGCTGATGACTCTGTGGTGGCTCAAAATATCCACGAAACTATCTTGGAGGCGATGAAAGCCATGAAGGAGCTGTCGGAATTTCGTCCGCGCAGCAAAAGCCAGTCATCTAGTACAAACCCCATCTCTGTGCCCACACGGaggcacctgaacaatctcCCCCCCAGCCAGACCGGACTTCCCCGGCGGTCACGCACTGACAGCATGGCTATGACCTCTCCTGTGAGCAAATTTTCCTCCTGTCGAATACGCACGGCCAGCGAGGGCGATGGCACCATGGCACGCTCCATGTCAGTGACTGGGAGCCCCCTTAGCCCAGGGGTCCACAGGACCCTCCTGAGCAGATCTCACACCATTTCAATGCGCCCTTGTCGGACATTTGAAAATTCTTCTCTCCAGCACAGTAAGTCCATGTCTATGCCCCTGTCTCCTTCTCCACCCATAGCCACCTCAACTCAAATAAATCTGTCCTCCTGCCCAGACAGCAATGCTCCTCGCCCCTCTAGCTGCAGTGCCTCCTTTTCAGGCTCCCCCAGTGATGCTGGTTTTATATCCTGTGAGGAGTATAGCTCTAGCCCTGCGGACGCACGGGACCTGAGGCTACCGCTAACCCTCCGTAGCAACACTCCAGAGTCTCTCAAAGCTGACACTCCCCCCTCCCGGGAAGGCAGTGAGCTTGAAGGCTACGTGGTGATGGAGCGGCAGAATGGTTACTGGCGGTTACCAGAGCTGGAGAAGGCTTATCGAAAGCGCACATACTCCCTCACTACCCCCCGCCAACAGAGGGGTCCCCCCCAAGTATCTTCAGCCTCCCTGGATGAGTATACTCTTATGAGGGCTACTTACACTAGTGGGAGCCAGTCTTCTCGCAGGTGTCACACTGCCTCCCCTAAAGGGATCTATCCTGAGGATTACAGGGAGGTTCAGATCAGCGTTGGCATTCTCCAAGGTGACAGTGGCTATATGCCTATGATGCCAGGTGTGGCACCCCAGGCACCAGGGTCCAGGCATGACCTCTACATGCCCATGAGCCCCATGTGTGTTTCTGCTCCAAAGCAGATCATCAACCCCCGTTCACACTCTTCAGCGGGGCTGGCCCCACACACAGAGTCCCCTGGGAGTGTTTCTCTGGAGGACAGTGGCTATATGCGGATGTGGTGCGGAACCAAGATGTCAGTGGAGAGTACTGATGGAAAGCTCACTAATGGAGAGTACCTAAACATGTCTCCTGTTGACCATCTGGTGTCTCTGACACCCACAGACTACATCCTCAGTCCTCCAGGGGGAGATCCCCACCCCCAGCAAAATCACAGACAGCCTTATTCTTACAGCTCTCTACCACGCTCACTTAAAGGCCAGCTGCAGCGCAATGGGTCCACAGACAAAGACCAGTATGTGGTCATGAGTTTACAGAGACAGCGGATAGAAGAGGAGTCCAACTATTGTCCTGTCTCTCCAGGAGACTTTGTGGCCAGCAGCTCTCCGGGGACATCAAGCACCCCTTCCTCTGCTCCATCTCCTCTCAGAGTGGCTAAGGTAGATGGAGGTCTGGTAAACCGCAGTAGGGTGTGTCGGCCCACCCGCCTGGCTCTGGAATCACTCAGAACACTACCATGTATGAGCGAACAACCGCTTCCCTCGGAGCCACGCAGCCCTGGAGAGTACATCAACATAGACTTTGGTAGTGCTACTTGTAACCCGCTGGCATCCACAGTGTCAGAGAGCACTGAGTCCTCTGTGAGTTTAATGTGTGCAGAGAGGGGATCCCTGCCATTCTCAGACTATGCTAATGTTGACGTCAGCTCCCCGGGTCACCTTAGCTCACACCAACCCGGGAGTTACCTCCCTGCAGGGTGCCGAAACCACACGCCTGAAGTCTTGACTTGCCCTAGTCTGATGAACGCCCAGCAGAACATGCAGGGAGGCGAGaagggagaagagaaaaaaagcatagagagacaggcagaggagAGGGGGATGGTAAAGGAATATCCCCTCCAGCAGCAGGTGAGCCTGGTGTGTCAGCCTGCTCCAGTCAAGGATGACTACACTGAGATGACTTTCAGTCCTCCTGCCCCTCTACCTGCTCTCTGCACCACTGATGATACTCCCCTCCCCACCAGCCCCACCAGCTGTGTCCAGAGACTCAGCCTTGAGAGCAGCATTGTGGATGGTGTGCCCCCTGTGCCTGTAGACTCTTTTCTCCTGGGGGGTCCATCGTTATCTGTCACCCTCATGGATCCACACAGGGGGGCCAAAGTGATCCGGGCTGACCCTCAGGGGCGCAGACGGCACAGTTCTGAGACCTTCTCCTCCACAACCACTGTCACACCAGTGTGCCCATCCTTTGCCCATGACACCAAACGACACAGCTCTGCCTCTGTGGAGAATGTATCCCACATTGTTTGCAGCTCTGAAGGTTCTGACGAGGACTATGGCAGCAACAGCTCCATGTGCAGGGAGATGTCAGCTGGTTATCAAAATGGACTTAACTACATTGCCTTAAACTTGATGGAGGGAAACCTTGGAGGATGCAGGTTAGGGGGCTGTGACGGACCCCTGAGGTTCAAGACGACAGCCTGTGGATGCAAGGGGGGCATGAATGGTTTCAACACTAGCCCCTATGCCACCATGGGATTCAAggagactgctgctgctgtgaaag